The following proteins are encoded in a genomic region of Balaenoptera ricei isolate mBalRic1 chromosome 14, mBalRic1.hap2, whole genome shotgun sequence:
- the PXN gene encoding paxillin isoform X8 has protein sequence MDDLDALLADLESTTSHISKRPVFLSEETPYSYPTGNHTYQEIAVPPPVPPPPSSEALNGTVLDPLDQWQPSTSRFIHQQPPSPSPVYGSSAKTSSASNPQDGIGLPCPRAGEEEHVYSFPNKQKSAEPSPTVMSSSLGSNLSELDRLLLELNAVQHNPPGFPADEANSSPPLPGALSPHYGIPENNSPLGVKAGPLTKEKPKRNGGRGLEDVRPSVESLLDELESSVPSPVPAITVNQGEMSSPQRVTSSQQQTRISASSATRELDELMASLSDFKTSSSAVALSSPRLLPNSAPSPHHILSPPPPPPGPSVFLPPPRKPSPRGHGHTLEVLCTEDNVAPSWLDLAGLGEMPDTPNSRSPSTESSLGPLGAERQARVWRDPPNASLVSELSRVPPGHTLPHAGCTGPQEAGEPQVLSANPLCPGEAVAATWEWPWALEALRPEFPRGAMPSFQEVIEPAAVAVDRQAIFPDTWSLTKVVFPPGSPIPLRRTFSVLPPPPPSPLLQHRKDASASSSSPRPSPPTSSTLGPSALPRGPLGVQSAGAGPREDGVQGPTPPTPAPHSVRSMGCQTDEDPLFPPMQIQGLEQRADGELCWAAGWPPNGSQSSPEGQDEGGFMAQGKTGSSSPPGGPPKPGSQLDSMLGSLQSDLNKLGVATVAKGVCGACKKPIAGQVVTAMGKTWHPEHFVCTHCQEEIGSRNFFERDGQPYCEKDYHNLFSPRCYYCNGPILDKVVTALDRTWHPEHFFCAQCGAFFGPEGFHEKDGKAYCRKDYFDMFAPKCGGCARAILENYISALNTLWHPECFVCRECFTPFVNGSFFEHDGQPYCEVHYHERRGSLCSGCQKPITGRCITAMAKKFHPEHFVCAFCLKQLNKGTFKEQNDKPYCQNCFVKLFC, from the exons ACGCCCTGCTGGCAGACTTGGAGTCCACGACCTCCCACATCTCCAAACGGCCTGTGTTCTTGTCTGAGGAGACCCCCTACTCGTACCCAACAGGAAACCACACATACCAGGAGATTGCCGTGCCACCCCCTGTCCCTCCACCCCCGTCCAGCGAGGCCCTCAATGGCACGGTCCTTGACCCCTTAGACCAGTGGCAGCCTAGCACCTCCCGATTCATCCACCAGCAG CCTCCATCCCCGTCCCCCGTGTACGGCTCCAGTGCTAAAACTTCCAGTGCCTCCAACCCCCAGGACGGCATCGGCCTTCCGTGTCCCCGAGCCGGCGAGGAAGAGCACGTGTACAG CTTCCCCAACAAGCAGAAGTCGGCTGAGCCTTCACCCACCGTCATGAGCTCCTCCTTGGGCAGCAACCTTTCTGAACTCGACCGCCTGCTGCTGGAGCTGAACGCCGTGCAGCATAACCCCCCAGGCTTCCCTGCAG ATGAGGCCAACTCAAGCCCCCCACTGCCTGGGGCTCTGAGCCCCCACTACGGCATCCCAGAGAATAACAGCCCGCTGGGTGTCAAAGCTGGGCCACTGACCAAAGAGAAGCCCAAGCGGAACGGAGGCCGGGGCCTGGAGGACGTGCGGCCCAGCGTGGAGAGTCTCTTGGATGAGCTGGAGAGCTCTGTGCCCAGCCCCGT CCCCGCCATCACTGTGAACCAGGGCGAGATGAGCAGCCCCCAGCGAGTCACCTCCAGCCAGCAGCAGACACGCATCTCCGCCTCTTCTGCCACCAGGGAGCTGGACGAGCTGATGGCCTCGCTGTCGGATTTTAAG acCAGCTCCTCTGCTGTGGCCTTGAGCTCCCCAAGGCTGCTGCCCAACTCAGCTCCATCCCCACACCACatactttctcctcctcctcctcctcctgggcccTCTGTATTCCTGCCACCCCCTAGGAAACCCTCCCCTCGAGGCCATGGCCACACCCTGGAGGTCCTCTGCACTGAGGACAATGTGGCCCCCAGCTGGCTTGATTTGGCTGGCCTTGGGGAGATGCCTGACACCCCCAACTCAAGGTCTCCCTCCACGGAGAGTTCTTTGGGGCCACTGGGTGCAGAGAGGCAGGCTCGCGTTTGGAGGGACCCACCAAACGCGAGCCTGGTGAGTGAGCTCTCCAGGGTGCCTCCCGGCCACACTCTACCCCACGCTGGGTGCACAGGTCCCCAGGAGGCTGGGGAACCCCAAGTGCTGTCGGCCAACCCTTTGTGCCCGGGAGAGGCCGTGGCTGCCACATGGGAGTGGCCGTGGGCTCTGGAGGCACTTAGGCCTGAGTTCCCCCGGGGAGCTATGCCCAGCTTCCAGGAAGTAATCGAGCCAGCCGCCGTGGCTGTGGACCGTCAGGCTATCTTCCCGGATACCTGGAGTCTCACGAAG gTTGTCTTCCCTCCTGGCTCTCCCATTCCCCTGAGAAGAACCTTCTCTgttctgcctcctcctcctcccagccctttgCTCCAGCATCGCAAAGACGCCTCGGCCAGCAGCTCTTCTccccggcccagcccgcccacctcCTCCACCCTGGGGCCCTCGGCTCTTCCTCGAGGTCCCCTCGGGGTCCAGAGTGCTGGGGCGGGGCCACGGGAAGACGGTGTGCAGGGCCCCACCCCGCCCACTCCTGCACCCCACTCTGTGAGGTCCATGGGCTGCCAGACCGACGAGGACCCACTCTTCCCCCCGATGCAG ATCCAGGGCCTGGAACAAAGAGCGGACGGAGAGCTGTGCTGGGCGGCCGGCTGGCCTCCGAACGGCAGCCAGAGCAGCCCTGAAGGGCAGGACGAGGGAGGG ttCATGGCCCAGGGGAAGACAGGGAGCAGCTCTCCCCCGGGAGGGCCCCCAAAGCCTGGGAGCCAGCTTGACAGCATGCTGGGGAGCCTGCAGTCTGACCTGAACAAACTGGGGGTCGCCACGGTCGCCAAGGGGGTCTGCGGGGCCTGCAAGAAACCCATCGCGGGGCAG GTCGTGACCGCCATGGGGAAGACGTGGCACCCAGAGCACTTCGTCTGCACCCACTGCCAGGAGGAGATCGGATCCCGGAACTTCTTTGAGCGGGATGGACAGCCCTACTGTGAAAAGGACTATCACAACCTCTTCTCTCCACGCTGCTACTACTGCAACGGGCCCATCCTGGAT AAAGTGGTGACAGCCCTTGACCGGACGTGGCACCCCGAGCACTTCTTCTGTGCCCAGTGTGGAGCCTTCTTTGGGCCTGAAG GGTTCCACGAGAAAGACGGCAAGGCCTACTGCCGGAAGGATTACTTTGACATGTTCGCCCCCAAGTGTGGCGGCTGTGCCCGAGCCATCCTGGAGAACTACATCTCGGCCCTCAACACCCTGTGGCATCCTGAGTGCTTTGTGTGTCGG GAATGCTTCACACCATTTGTCAATGGCAGCTTCTTCGAGCACGACGGGCAGCCCTACTGTGAGGTGCACTACCACGAGCGGCGGGGCTCGCTGTGCTCCGGCTGCCAGAAGCCCATCACCGGCCGCTGCATCACTGCCATGGCCAAGAAGTTCCACCCGGAGCACTTTGTCTGTGCCTTCTGCCTCAAGCAGCTCAACAAGGGCACCTTCAAGGAGCAGAACGACAAGCCTTACTGTCAGAACTGCTTCGTCAAGCTCTTCTGCTAG
- the PXN gene encoding paxillin isoform X5: MDDLDALLADLESTTSHISKRPVFLSEETPYSYPTGNHTYQEIAVPPPVPPPPSSEALNGTVLDPLDQWQPSTSRFIHQQPPSPSPVYGSSAKTSSASNPQDGIGLPCPRAGEEEHVYSFPNKQKSAEPSPTVMSSSLGSNLSELDRLLLELNAVQHNPPGFPADEANSSPPLPGALSPHYGIPENNSPLGVKAGPLTKEKPKRNGGRGLEDVRPSVESLLDELESSVPSPVPAITVNQGEMSSPQRVTSSQQQTRISASSATRELDELMASLSDFKTSSSAVALSSPRLLPNSAPSPHHILSPPPPPPGPSVFLPPPRKPSPRGHGHTLEVLCTEDNVAPSWLDLAGLGEMPDTPNSRSPSTESSLGPLGAERQARVWRDPPNASLVSELSRVPPGHTLPHAGCTGPQEAGEPQVLSANPLCPGEAVAATWEWPWALEALRPEFPRGAMPSFQEVIEPAAVAVDRQAIFPDTWSLTKARGQQKERARPEPGEPESRCPAPVEEEQLGGETPTVGSLVRPAQGPETPRRPEGTTEAAAEARRERPELPQAVVVDTASTTERISTSGQAGIRSMIRRSRETGHAHPMSREPSPRRRLDPATLSRTPSQERLIAELQGRLGIQPEVVFPPGSPIPLRRTFSVLPPPPPSPLLQHRKDASASSSSPRPSPPTSSTLGPSALPRGPLGVQSAGAGPREDGVQGPTPPTPAPHSVRSMGCQTDEDPLFPPMQIQGLEQRADGELCWAAGWPPNGSQSSPEGQDEGGFMAQGKTGSSSPPGGPPKPGSQLDSMLGSLQSDLNKLGVATVAKGVCGACKKPIAGQVVTAMGKTWHPEHFVCTHCQEEIGSRNFFERDGQPYCEKDYHNLFSPRCYYCNGPILDKVVTALDRTWHPEHFFCAQCGAFFGPEGFHEKDGKAYCRKDYFDMFAPKCGGCARAILENYISALNTLWHPECFVCRECFTPFVNGSFFEHDGQPYCEVHYHERRGSLCSGCQKPITGRCITAMAKKFHPEHFVCAFCLKQLNKGTFKEQNDKPYCQNCFVKLFC, from the exons ACGCCCTGCTGGCAGACTTGGAGTCCACGACCTCCCACATCTCCAAACGGCCTGTGTTCTTGTCTGAGGAGACCCCCTACTCGTACCCAACAGGAAACCACACATACCAGGAGATTGCCGTGCCACCCCCTGTCCCTCCACCCCCGTCCAGCGAGGCCCTCAATGGCACGGTCCTTGACCCCTTAGACCAGTGGCAGCCTAGCACCTCCCGATTCATCCACCAGCAG CCTCCATCCCCGTCCCCCGTGTACGGCTCCAGTGCTAAAACTTCCAGTGCCTCCAACCCCCAGGACGGCATCGGCCTTCCGTGTCCCCGAGCCGGCGAGGAAGAGCACGTGTACAG CTTCCCCAACAAGCAGAAGTCGGCTGAGCCTTCACCCACCGTCATGAGCTCCTCCTTGGGCAGCAACCTTTCTGAACTCGACCGCCTGCTGCTGGAGCTGAACGCCGTGCAGCATAACCCCCCAGGCTTCCCTGCAG ATGAGGCCAACTCAAGCCCCCCACTGCCTGGGGCTCTGAGCCCCCACTACGGCATCCCAGAGAATAACAGCCCGCTGGGTGTCAAAGCTGGGCCACTGACCAAAGAGAAGCCCAAGCGGAACGGAGGCCGGGGCCTGGAGGACGTGCGGCCCAGCGTGGAGAGTCTCTTGGATGAGCTGGAGAGCTCTGTGCCCAGCCCCGT CCCCGCCATCACTGTGAACCAGGGCGAGATGAGCAGCCCCCAGCGAGTCACCTCCAGCCAGCAGCAGACACGCATCTCCGCCTCTTCTGCCACCAGGGAGCTGGACGAGCTGATGGCCTCGCTGTCGGATTTTAAG acCAGCTCCTCTGCTGTGGCCTTGAGCTCCCCAAGGCTGCTGCCCAACTCAGCTCCATCCCCACACCACatactttctcctcctcctcctcctcctgggcccTCTGTATTCCTGCCACCCCCTAGGAAACCCTCCCCTCGAGGCCATGGCCACACCCTGGAGGTCCTCTGCACTGAGGACAATGTGGCCCCCAGCTGGCTTGATTTGGCTGGCCTTGGGGAGATGCCTGACACCCCCAACTCAAGGTCTCCCTCCACGGAGAGTTCTTTGGGGCCACTGGGTGCAGAGAGGCAGGCTCGCGTTTGGAGGGACCCACCAAACGCGAGCCTGGTGAGTGAGCTCTCCAGGGTGCCTCCCGGCCACACTCTACCCCACGCTGGGTGCACAGGTCCCCAGGAGGCTGGGGAACCCCAAGTGCTGTCGGCCAACCCTTTGTGCCCGGGAGAGGCCGTGGCTGCCACATGGGAGTGGCCGTGGGCTCTGGAGGCACTTAGGCCTGAGTTCCCCCGGGGAGCTATGCCCAGCTTCCAGGAAGTAATCGAGCCAGCCGCCGTGGCTGTGGACCGTCAGGCTATCTTCCCGGATACCTGGAGTCTCACGAAGGCACGTGGACAGCAGAAGGAGAGGGCAAGGCCAGAGCCAGGGGAGCCAGAGAGCAGATGCCCTGCCCCAGTTGAGGAGGAGCAGTTAGGTGGAGAGACGCCCACGGTGGGCAGCCTGGTCAGGCCAGCCCAGGGGCCCGAGACCCCCAGGAGGCCAGAGGGCACCACCGAAGCCGCTGCAGAGGCCAGGAGGGAACGGCCAGAACTTCCACAGGCTGTGGTCGTGGACACAGCCAGCACCACGGAGAGGATTTCCACCTCTGGCCAGGCAGGC ATCCGCTCCATGATCAGGAGGAGCCGGGAGACCGGCCACGCTCACCCCATGTCCCGGGAGCCCTCCCCTCGTCGCCGGCTGGACCCCGCCACCCTGAGCAGGACCCCGTCCCAGGAGCGGCTCATCGCGGAGCTGCAGGGTCGGCTGGGCATCCAGCCGGAG gTTGTCTTCCCTCCTGGCTCTCCCATTCCCCTGAGAAGAACCTTCTCTgttctgcctcctcctcctcccagccctttgCTCCAGCATCGCAAAGACGCCTCGGCCAGCAGCTCTTCTccccggcccagcccgcccacctcCTCCACCCTGGGGCCCTCGGCTCTTCCTCGAGGTCCCCTCGGGGTCCAGAGTGCTGGGGCGGGGCCACGGGAAGACGGTGTGCAGGGCCCCACCCCGCCCACTCCTGCACCCCACTCTGTGAGGTCCATGGGCTGCCAGACCGACGAGGACCCACTCTTCCCCCCGATGCAG ATCCAGGGCCTGGAACAAAGAGCGGACGGAGAGCTGTGCTGGGCGGCCGGCTGGCCTCCGAACGGCAGCCAGAGCAGCCCTGAAGGGCAGGACGAGGGAGGG ttCATGGCCCAGGGGAAGACAGGGAGCAGCTCTCCCCCGGGAGGGCCCCCAAAGCCTGGGAGCCAGCTTGACAGCATGCTGGGGAGCCTGCAGTCTGACCTGAACAAACTGGGGGTCGCCACGGTCGCCAAGGGGGTCTGCGGGGCCTGCAAGAAACCCATCGCGGGGCAG GTCGTGACCGCCATGGGGAAGACGTGGCACCCAGAGCACTTCGTCTGCACCCACTGCCAGGAGGAGATCGGATCCCGGAACTTCTTTGAGCGGGATGGACAGCCCTACTGTGAAAAGGACTATCACAACCTCTTCTCTCCACGCTGCTACTACTGCAACGGGCCCATCCTGGAT AAAGTGGTGACAGCCCTTGACCGGACGTGGCACCCCGAGCACTTCTTCTGTGCCCAGTGTGGAGCCTTCTTTGGGCCTGAAG GGTTCCACGAGAAAGACGGCAAGGCCTACTGCCGGAAGGATTACTTTGACATGTTCGCCCCCAAGTGTGGCGGCTGTGCCCGAGCCATCCTGGAGAACTACATCTCGGCCCTCAACACCCTGTGGCATCCTGAGTGCTTTGTGTGTCGG GAATGCTTCACACCATTTGTCAATGGCAGCTTCTTCGAGCACGACGGGCAGCCCTACTGTGAGGTGCACTACCACGAGCGGCGGGGCTCGCTGTGCTCCGGCTGCCAGAAGCCCATCACCGGCCGCTGCATCACTGCCATGGCCAAGAAGTTCCACCCGGAGCACTTTGTCTGTGCCTTCTGCCTCAAGCAGCTCAACAAGGGCACCTTCAAGGAGCAGAACGACAAGCCTTACTGTCAGAACTGCTTCGTCAAGCTCTTCTGCTAG
- the PXN gene encoding paxillin isoform X6 has protein sequence MDDLDALLADLESTTSHISKRPVFLSEETPYSYPTGNHTYQEIAVPPPVPPPPSSEALNGTVLDPLDQWQPSTSRFIHQQPPSPSPVYGSSAKTSSASNPQDGIGLPCPRAGEEEHVYSFPNKQKSAEPSPTVMSSSLGSNLSELDRLLLELNAVQHNPPGFPADEANSSPPLPGALSPHYGIPENNSPLGVKAGPLTKEKPKRNGGRGLEDVRPSVESLLDELESSVPSPVPAITVNQGEMSSPQRVTSSQQQTRISASSATRELDELMASLSDFKTSSSAVALSSPRLLPNSAPSPHHILSPPPPPPGPSVFLPPPRKPSPRGHGHTLEVLCTEDNVAPSWLDLAGLGEMPDTPNSRSPSTESSLGPLGAERQARVWRDPPNASLVSELSRVPPGHTLPHAGCTGPQEAGEPQVLSANPLCPGEAVAATWEWPWALEALRPEFPRGAMPSFQEVIEPAAVAVDRQAIFPDTWSLTKARGQQKERARPEPGEPESRCPAPVEEEQLGGETPTVGSLVRPAQGPETPRRPEGTTEAAAEARRERPELPQAVVVDTASTTERISTSGQVVFPPGSPIPLRRTFSVLPPPPPSPLLQHRKDASASSSSPRPSPPTSSTLGPSALPRGPLGVQSAGAGPREDGVQGPTPPTPAPHSVRSMGCQTDEDPLFPPMQIQGLEQRADGELCWAAGWPPNGSQSSPEGQDEGGFMAQGKTGSSSPPGGPPKPGSQLDSMLGSLQSDLNKLGVATVAKGVCGACKKPIAGQVVTAMGKTWHPEHFVCTHCQEEIGSRNFFERDGQPYCEKDYHNLFSPRCYYCNGPILDKVVTALDRTWHPEHFFCAQCGAFFGPEGFHEKDGKAYCRKDYFDMFAPKCGGCARAILENYISALNTLWHPECFVCRECFTPFVNGSFFEHDGQPYCEVHYHERRGSLCSGCQKPITGRCITAMAKKFHPEHFVCAFCLKQLNKGTFKEQNDKPYCQNCFVKLFC, from the exons ACGCCCTGCTGGCAGACTTGGAGTCCACGACCTCCCACATCTCCAAACGGCCTGTGTTCTTGTCTGAGGAGACCCCCTACTCGTACCCAACAGGAAACCACACATACCAGGAGATTGCCGTGCCACCCCCTGTCCCTCCACCCCCGTCCAGCGAGGCCCTCAATGGCACGGTCCTTGACCCCTTAGACCAGTGGCAGCCTAGCACCTCCCGATTCATCCACCAGCAG CCTCCATCCCCGTCCCCCGTGTACGGCTCCAGTGCTAAAACTTCCAGTGCCTCCAACCCCCAGGACGGCATCGGCCTTCCGTGTCCCCGAGCCGGCGAGGAAGAGCACGTGTACAG CTTCCCCAACAAGCAGAAGTCGGCTGAGCCTTCACCCACCGTCATGAGCTCCTCCTTGGGCAGCAACCTTTCTGAACTCGACCGCCTGCTGCTGGAGCTGAACGCCGTGCAGCATAACCCCCCAGGCTTCCCTGCAG ATGAGGCCAACTCAAGCCCCCCACTGCCTGGGGCTCTGAGCCCCCACTACGGCATCCCAGAGAATAACAGCCCGCTGGGTGTCAAAGCTGGGCCACTGACCAAAGAGAAGCCCAAGCGGAACGGAGGCCGGGGCCTGGAGGACGTGCGGCCCAGCGTGGAGAGTCTCTTGGATGAGCTGGAGAGCTCTGTGCCCAGCCCCGT CCCCGCCATCACTGTGAACCAGGGCGAGATGAGCAGCCCCCAGCGAGTCACCTCCAGCCAGCAGCAGACACGCATCTCCGCCTCTTCTGCCACCAGGGAGCTGGACGAGCTGATGGCCTCGCTGTCGGATTTTAAG acCAGCTCCTCTGCTGTGGCCTTGAGCTCCCCAAGGCTGCTGCCCAACTCAGCTCCATCCCCACACCACatactttctcctcctcctcctcctcctgggcccTCTGTATTCCTGCCACCCCCTAGGAAACCCTCCCCTCGAGGCCATGGCCACACCCTGGAGGTCCTCTGCACTGAGGACAATGTGGCCCCCAGCTGGCTTGATTTGGCTGGCCTTGGGGAGATGCCTGACACCCCCAACTCAAGGTCTCCCTCCACGGAGAGTTCTTTGGGGCCACTGGGTGCAGAGAGGCAGGCTCGCGTTTGGAGGGACCCACCAAACGCGAGCCTGGTGAGTGAGCTCTCCAGGGTGCCTCCCGGCCACACTCTACCCCACGCTGGGTGCACAGGTCCCCAGGAGGCTGGGGAACCCCAAGTGCTGTCGGCCAACCCTTTGTGCCCGGGAGAGGCCGTGGCTGCCACATGGGAGTGGCCGTGGGCTCTGGAGGCACTTAGGCCTGAGTTCCCCCGGGGAGCTATGCCCAGCTTCCAGGAAGTAATCGAGCCAGCCGCCGTGGCTGTGGACCGTCAGGCTATCTTCCCGGATACCTGGAGTCTCACGAAGGCACGTGGACAGCAGAAGGAGAGGGCAAGGCCAGAGCCAGGGGAGCCAGAGAGCAGATGCCCTGCCCCAGTTGAGGAGGAGCAGTTAGGTGGAGAGACGCCCACGGTGGGCAGCCTGGTCAGGCCAGCCCAGGGGCCCGAGACCCCCAGGAGGCCAGAGGGCACCACCGAAGCCGCTGCAGAGGCCAGGAGGGAACGGCCAGAACTTCCACAGGCTGTGGTCGTGGACACAGCCAGCACCACGGAGAGGATTTCCACCTCTGGCCAG gTTGTCTTCCCTCCTGGCTCTCCCATTCCCCTGAGAAGAACCTTCTCTgttctgcctcctcctcctcccagccctttgCTCCAGCATCGCAAAGACGCCTCGGCCAGCAGCTCTTCTccccggcccagcccgcccacctcCTCCACCCTGGGGCCCTCGGCTCTTCCTCGAGGTCCCCTCGGGGTCCAGAGTGCTGGGGCGGGGCCACGGGAAGACGGTGTGCAGGGCCCCACCCCGCCCACTCCTGCACCCCACTCTGTGAGGTCCATGGGCTGCCAGACCGACGAGGACCCACTCTTCCCCCCGATGCAG ATCCAGGGCCTGGAACAAAGAGCGGACGGAGAGCTGTGCTGGGCGGCCGGCTGGCCTCCGAACGGCAGCCAGAGCAGCCCTGAAGGGCAGGACGAGGGAGGG ttCATGGCCCAGGGGAAGACAGGGAGCAGCTCTCCCCCGGGAGGGCCCCCAAAGCCTGGGAGCCAGCTTGACAGCATGCTGGGGAGCCTGCAGTCTGACCTGAACAAACTGGGGGTCGCCACGGTCGCCAAGGGGGTCTGCGGGGCCTGCAAGAAACCCATCGCGGGGCAG GTCGTGACCGCCATGGGGAAGACGTGGCACCCAGAGCACTTCGTCTGCACCCACTGCCAGGAGGAGATCGGATCCCGGAACTTCTTTGAGCGGGATGGACAGCCCTACTGTGAAAAGGACTATCACAACCTCTTCTCTCCACGCTGCTACTACTGCAACGGGCCCATCCTGGAT AAAGTGGTGACAGCCCTTGACCGGACGTGGCACCCCGAGCACTTCTTCTGTGCCCAGTGTGGAGCCTTCTTTGGGCCTGAAG GGTTCCACGAGAAAGACGGCAAGGCCTACTGCCGGAAGGATTACTTTGACATGTTCGCCCCCAAGTGTGGCGGCTGTGCCCGAGCCATCCTGGAGAACTACATCTCGGCCCTCAACACCCTGTGGCATCCTGAGTGCTTTGTGTGTCGG GAATGCTTCACACCATTTGTCAATGGCAGCTTCTTCGAGCACGACGGGCAGCCCTACTGTGAGGTGCACTACCACGAGCGGCGGGGCTCGCTGTGCTCCGGCTGCCAGAAGCCCATCACCGGCCGCTGCATCACTGCCATGGCCAAGAAGTTCCACCCGGAGCACTTTGTCTGTGCCTTCTGCCTCAAGCAGCTCAACAAGGGCACCTTCAAGGAGCAGAACGACAAGCCTTACTGTCAGAACTGCTTCGTCAAGCTCTTCTGCTAG